A portion of the Chroicocephalus ridibundus unplaced genomic scaffold, bChrRid1.1 SCAFFOLD_159, whole genome shotgun sequence genome contains these proteins:
- the LOC134509429 gene encoding ubiquitin carboxyl-terminal hydrolase 42-like has translation MAETWWDDLHDWSAALGGYELFRRERHRLAPTVSCVHFKFFSKLNYDTVTFDGLHITLCDLCEVGFLEFLYVDIQQKVVDTSAIIDLRSLSQWDGEKRWAEGERRGRLSWQYLPIPATADSPEQAFATGQSVLEHRRAILAPENLGQILILHQNFDFLESIRNSNEARSRNPHTLTAEGMALPQRILFPAAKICMDWQQRQRAGAGLDNLGNTCFLNSVLQCLTYTPPLANYLLSREHSQSCRQQGFCMMCIMEAHVKRVLRSSASAIQPWAVVNVLRRIGEHFEHGMQEDAHDFLRCTVDAMQRACLHGSSDLDISSEATTIIHQIFGGFLRSRVTCLSCSAISDSYEAFLDVPLDIKAAASVTAALEDFVKPEQLDGNNCFKCRQCDKMVAASKRFTFHRVPKVLTLCLKRFGDFTGRKIRKVVKYPECLDLRPYVSQTAGEPLLYSLYAVLVHSGGSCHVGHYFCYTKASDGRWYQMDDSSVVLDDTDTVLRQQAYLLFYVRRQLLPASFGAVKSELPHVSPYLFLLAFRLLAWCKVLLVCSLKLANVEKRT, from the exons ATggcggaaacgtggtgggatgacttgcacgactggagtgctgcgTTAGGTGGCTACgaactcttcagaagggagag GCACCGCCTGGCCCCGACCGTGTCTTGTGTCCATTTCAagttcttctccaagctgaactaCGATACAGTCACCTTCGACGGCCTCCACATCACCCTCTGTGACCTCTGCGAAGTGGGATTTTTGGAATTCCTATATGTGGACAtaca GCAGAAGGTTGTGGACACTAGTGCGATAATTGATTTAAGATCTCTAAGTCAGT gggatggagagaagaggTGGGCGGAGGGGGAACGGCGGGGGCGGCTGAGCTGGCAGTACCTGCCCATCCCGGCCACCGCCGACTCGCCCGAGCAGGCCTTTGCCACCGGCCAGAGCGTCCTGGAGCATCGTCGAGCCATCCTGGCGCCGGAGAACCTGGGCCAGATTCTCATCTTGCaccaaaactttgattttttagAATCAATCAGGAACAGCAACGAGGCGCGGAGCAGGAATCCCCACACTC TCACTGCCGAGGGAATGGCCCTGCCACAAAGGATCCTCTTTCCCGCGGCGAAGATTTGCATGGACTGGCAGCAAAGACAGAGAGCTGGAGCGGGACTTGACAACCTGGGCAATACGTGCTTCCTCAACTCCGTGCTGCAGTGCCTGACGTACACCCCCCCTCTGGCCAACTACCTGCTCTCTCGTGAGCACAGTCAGTCGT GTCGTCAGCAAGGTTTCTGCATGATGTGCATAATGGAGGCACACGTGAAGCGGGTCCTGCGTTCCTCAGCCAGTGCcatccagccctgggctgtggtCAATGTCCTCAGAC GCATAGGAGAACATTTTGAGCATGGCATGCAGGAAGACGCCCACGACTTCTTACGTTGTACTGTCGATGCCATGCAGAGAGCTTGTCTGCACGGCAGCAGCGA CCTGGACATCTCTTCCGAAGCAACTACCATCATCCATCAAATATTTGGGGGCTTCCTGAGATCCAGAG TCACCTGCTTGAGCTGCAGCGCGATTTCCGATTCCTACGAGGCCTTCCTGGATGTTCCTTTGGATATAAAA gcagccgcGTCTGTCACCGCAGCTCTGGAGGACTTTGTGAAACCTGAGCAGCTGGATGGCAACAACTGCTTTAAATGCAGACA GTGTGACAAGATGGTTGCCGCCTCCAAGAGGTTTACGTTCCATCGTGTGCCCAAGGTTCTCACGCTGTGTCTGAAAAGGTTTGGAGACTTCACTGGCAGGAAGATCAGAAAG GTTGTGAAGTATCCCGAGTGCTTGGATCTTCGCCCGTATGTGTCTCAGACGGCTGGAGAACCGCTCCTCTACTCCTTATATGCTGTGCTGGTGCACAGCGGTGGCAGCTGTCATGTGGGGCACTATTTCTGCTACACAAAG GCCAGCGATGGACGGTGGTACCAGATGGATGATTCCTCTGTGGTTCTTGATGACACCGACACAGTTCTCAGGCAGCAAGCCTATTTACTGTTCTATGTCAG GAGACAATTACTACCTGCATCCTTTGGTGCTGTCAAATCTGAACTACCCCACGTCAGTCCTTACCTTTTCTTGCTGGCCTTTAGGCTGCTGGCCTGGTGTAAAGTGCTACTTGTCTGCTCTCTGAAGCTGGCTAATGTCGAGAAGaggacttaa